CTATGACCAACTCCATCATTTTGTCTCTGACGGCGTTTGGGAAAGTGGACCGCTTGAAGCCGTTCTCCTGAAGGAGGCCGACCGTCTGGTGGGGGATGATGCCGGTTATCTTGTCATCGATGACACGGCGCTGCCGAAAAAGGGCAGCCATTCGGTTGGCGTGGCGGCGCAATATGCTTCCTCGCTTGGCAAGACGTCCAACTGCCAGTCGCTTGTTTCGGTGACGCTGGCATCGCGCGAAGTGCCTGTGATGGTGGGCCTGCGCCTGTTCTTGCCCGAGAGTTGGACGAATGATGTCGCGCGGATGAACCGGGCTCGGGTCCCGCAAGAATGCCAGGTTGCCCTGACAAAGCCGGAGATCGCCATTGAGGAAATTGATCGTGTTATAGCCTCTGGGGCCCGGTTCGGGTGCGTGCTGGCCGATGCTGGCTATGGGTCAAGCGGGCCGTTCCGCGAGGCCCTGAGCAAGCGCGACCTGTTGTGGGCCGTCGGCATATCACGGCGTCAGAATGTGTATCAGGCAGACGTCGGCCTAATCTTCCCGGAAGCGGCAACCGGAAGGCGGCGCAAATACCATGTCCCTGACGATGTTGCTGTCTCTGCCGAAAAGATGTTGGCTGATGGGAAATGGAAGAAAGTAAGTTGGCGGCGCGGAACCAAAGGCAAGCTGAACTGCCAGTTTGCCGCTTGCCGCGTTCGGGTCGCAGATGGCCACAGGCATCGTATGAGCGACGGTCGTGTCCAAGCCATGCCTGGCGAGGAGGAGGTCTGGCTGGTCGGGGAAAGGCGTTCAACCGGAGAACAGAAATACTACCTGTCAAACCTGCCTGCCGACGCCCCCCTCAAGATGCTAGCCGCGGCTATCAAGGCAAGGTGGATCTGCGAACAGGCACATCAGCAACTCAAGGAAGAGCTTGGGCTTGATCACTTCGAAGGCAGGTCATGGACCGGTTTGCACCGACATTGTCTAATGGCGATGATCGCTTTTGCATTTCTCCAATCCCGCCGCCTCAAAGCAGCGGGACGAAAAAAAAAGAGTCGGGGGGCCACCGCCTCAGCCGACAATGCCCGCCATCCGCCAGGCCATTCTCGACCTCTTCATGCGACCGCCACCAAGGCGCTGTCCCCACTGTGACAAACGCCTCGCCGAGCCCGCCAAGAATAATATGCCAAAGTAGTGCTAGGGTGTTGCCCCCTCCGTCAGCGACACCAGCCCTTCGGGCTTCGCGCTGCCACCTCCCCCGCACGCTGCGCTACAGGGGAGGAAAAGACTGTACCTTCCCCTTCCCCGTTTATACCTCCACCGTCTCGGTCAGGAAATGCCGGCCTTCGGAGTCCTCAATCTCGACCACCCAGATATCCGGATCATACTTGGCCTGACGCGCGATCCAGGCATCAAGATCGGCCTCGTTCAGCGTCTCGACCGGCCGCATCCACACGGTTTCCTCGCCCTTTTGCGCCTCACGCAGCACGTAAAGATCGCGGGTGCGCAGATTCAGCACCTTGACCAGCACCGAGCCATACGACTTGTCACCGCGGCGCGCGATATAGGCGAAACTGCCCGCCTGCGACACCCGCCGCAACAAGGCGCTGACCCACAGATCGGCTGAAAGTAACATTTGGCTAACCTTGCTTGGAAACGCCGTTTAAAGCCAGATCGGCTATATTGGCGCCCGATATCCTCCGTAAAGCCATGCCTTAGCGCCCCTGTAAAGCCGTTTATGACCCTCCGCCCAATGTTAAAAAAGCTCGTCCTAGCGTCCACGGTCATGCTGGCCGGTTTCACCGCGCCCCTGCTGGCCCGGACGGCGGACGACTATACCCTGCCGTTGGTGAAGCGCTATTACATGATGCAGGCCGATGCCCGCTGCCGCCTGTTAGATGCCGCCACGTCGCAGGCGCTGAAGGCCGGCTACCTGCAAGCCCGCAACGACGCCCTGCGCGCCGGCCTCAGCATGGCCTATCTGGCGCCGTGGCTGGACAAGGCCCGCACCGCCGCCGGTCAGACCGATTGCGCCAGTCCGCAACTGGCCTCGGAGGCCGAGATCGCGCGCGGCGGCTACCGCCGTTTCATGGCCCTGCCGCATGTCGCGTGGAACAGTGGGCGCACCGAATGGACCGCCAACCGCGCCTTTACCGACGACACCGCCTGGCGGCTGGTACAGTATCAGAAC
The window above is part of the Asticcacaulis sp. MM231 genome. Proteins encoded here:
- a CDS encoding IS701 family transposase, giving the protein MSEHWRVDLEDWLTPFLVALRHKTRMRLCPAYIAGLIGPGDRKSVQPMAARDGEFGYDQLHHFVSDGVWESGPLEAVLLKEADRLVGDDAGYLVIDDTALPKKGSHSVGVAAQYASSLGKTSNCQSLVSVTLASREVPVMVGLRLFLPESWTNDVARMNRARVPQECQVALTKPEIAIEEIDRVIASGARFGCVLADAGYGSSGPFREALSKRDLLWAVGISRRQNVYQADVGLIFPEAATGRRRKYHVPDDVAVSAEKMLADGKWKKVSWRRGTKGKLNCQFAACRVRVADGHRHRMSDGRVQAMPGEEEVWLVGERRSTGEQKYYLSNLPADAPLKMLAAAIKARWICEQAHQQLKEELGLDHFEGRSWTGLHRHCLMAMIAFAFLQSRRLKAAGRKKKSRGATASADNARHPPGHSRPLHATATKALSPL
- a CDS encoding DUF1491 family protein, which translates into the protein MLLSADLWVSALLRRVSQAGSFAYIARRGDKSYGSVLVKVLNLRTRDLYVLREAQKGEETVWMRPVETLNEADLDAWIARQAKYDPDIWVVEIEDSEGRHFLTETVEV